The Synergistaceae bacterium sequence TGCTTATCTGAGACGCCAGTTCCTCCATGCGCTGGACGAGGGTCTCCGTCCTGCCGGCCACGTCGGTTATGATGCCGGTTTGCTCCCGAACGATGCTGACGATGTGCTTCGTGGAGTCGTTGGCCGCGTCGATGCTCCGAGAAGAGGCTATCAGGTCGTTTTTGGCCACGGAGGCGTCCTCAATGGTTTTCCTGAGGATGGTCAGGGATTTTGCCGACCCGTCGATGACCTTCTGGGTTTTCCCCCGGATCGGCTCGATGACCTGATTGATGCGCTTGGCCGCGCCCGATGACTCCTCTGCCAGTTTCCGGACCTCCTCCGCCACCACGGAGAACCCTCTGCCGCTTTCGCCCGCCCGGGCGGCCTCTATGGCCGCGTTCAGCGCCAGCAGGTTCGTCTGGGCGGCGATGCCCGTAATGACGGAGACGAAGTTCGTTATCTCCTCAATGGACTGCTCCAGGGACGTGATGTGTTCGTTGTTGCCGTTGACCGTGGTCATGACCTGATCCATCTCGCTCAGGACGACGTTGAAGCTCTCCACCGCCGCCTGAGCTTCCATTGCCACGCCGTGCAGAGATTTGGCGGACTCCTCCGCCGAGGCTGAGACCTGGAGCGCGTCGGCGGACACCTGCTTCAGCCTGTCGTTGGCCTCCGCGGACAGGGTCTTCGTCTCCTGGGATATGCCCACGACGCCGGAGACGGATGCGTCGATTTTCTTCGCGGCCTCGCCCGTGGTCTCCGCCAGGGCCGACAGTTCCTCCGCGTCGCCGCTCACCGTGTCCGCCGAGTCTTTCGTCTCCCGCAGACAGTCGGCCTGGGTTTCCACGGCCTGTCTGAGCTGCGTGAAAATCACGCCCATTTCATCCCTTCCGGGGTAGTCGAATTCCCGCTTGGCGATGAGAAAGTCTCCCCCCTCGATCCTCCGAACGATGGTAACGATGCGGTTGAGAGGACGCGCTATGCCCCGCGCGATCAGGAGCGTCAGAAGAAACGCCAGAGCCAGAGCCCCCACCGACACCAGAGACACGCCCCGGACGATGGACCTGATCGCTCTGTTCAGCTCGGCTATGGGTTTGCCGGTGAAGAACATTCCCTTCACGCCGGGGGTCGAGTCCCTGATGGGGGTGTAACGGGCGAGGTAATCCTGGCCGAACAGCTTTATTTTGCCGCTGAAGGTCCCGCCCTTGTTCACCACGGCGTCCGTTACGGCGGGAGATGCGTCGGTGCCCACCACTCTCTTTCCGTTTTCCATGATGGTGGTGTTGATTCGCGTGCTCCCCGCGAAAACGGTGGCCTCCACACCGTAGAGGGCCCTGATCTCGTCCACGATCTTCTGATTTTCCAGGGAGAGCGCCGTCCGAACCATCCCCACCGTCTTCCCCTGGTATATTATCGGGCCGCCGCAGTAGTAGCCCAGTTTAGAGGACGGGTTGGACATGAACACGGCGTAGGAGGTTCCGCCGATGGCCGTTTTGAAGTCGTCGCCCTGCCCGATGTTGTCTCCGACTCTGGCCCTGTCATGAGGGCGGGCAAGAACTTCCCCGTCCGACGCCGCTATCACCAGGACGTCGACGTCCGAGGTATCCAGAAGAGGTTTCGTGAGTTCGTAAATGCCTTCTTTGTCCTTCTCGCTCACAAGGCGTCCCAGCTCGTTCAATTTAATCAGGCCGTCACGGAACGCCTCGGTTTTCTTCATCATGCCAGCCACGACTCTCTCGAATCCGTTAATGGAGCGAGTGGCCTCCTCTGAAAAGGTCTCCGTAATGGAAGCGTAGGTGTACCACAGCGCCGTGCCGCTGGAACAAACCACGGACAGCAAAACCAAAAAGAACGCCGAGGAAATGATTTGAGTTTTGATGTGCATGTTTTTGAACATATAATGCTCACTTCTTTCGTTGTAAAATTTATATATTATATAAATTATTTTGAAATTTATTTTATTTTTAAATTCGCGGTAAGCTGAGAGAAGTTCGTACTTTGAAAATTCAATTGCGTCTCAGGAGGTCGATTTTTTTCACGGCGTTGTCGTACTCGTACATC is a genomic window containing:
- a CDS encoding methyl-accepting chemotaxis protein → MFKNMHIKTQIISSAFFLVLLSVVCSSGTALWYTYASITETFSEEATRSINGFERVVAGMMKKTEAFRDGLIKLNELGRLVSEKDKEGIYELTKPLLDTSDVDVLVIAASDGEVLARPHDRARVGDNIGQGDDFKTAIGGTSYAVFMSNPSSKLGYYCGGPIIYQGKTVGMVRTALSLENQKIVDEIRALYGVEATVFAGSTRINTTIMENGKRVVGTDASPAVTDAVVNKGGTFSGKIKLFGQDYLARYTPIRDSTPGVKGMFFTGKPIAELNRAIRSIVRGVSLVSVGALALAFLLTLLIARGIARPLNRIVTIVRRIEGGDFLIAKREFDYPGRDEMGVIFTQLRQAVETQADCLRETKDSADTVSGDAEELSALAETTGEAAKKIDASVSGVVGISQETKTLSAEANDRLKQVSADALQVSASAEESAKSLHGVAMEAQAAVESFNVVLSEMDQVMTTVNGNNEHITSLEQSIEEITNFVSVITGIAAQTNLLALNAAIEAARAGESGRGFSVVAEEVRKLAEESSGAAKRINQVIEPIRGKTQKVIDGSAKSLTILRKTIEDASVAKNDLIASSRSIDAANDSTKHIVSIVREQTGIITDVAGRTETLVQRMEELASQISSIRNDATETLEASHQVSHTAESLENMASSLKESLSRFKM